CTCCGCGAGGCCGCGGGCTCGGGCGACCCGCGCGACCTGGTAGCGAGCGGCCGCCGGGCTGACGTTCGGGTCGAGACCGCTGCCGGACGCCGTCACGAGGTCGACGGGGACGGGCAGCTTGTTGTCCGGATCGGCGGCCTTGAGCGCATCGACCCGACCGCGAACGGCGTCGACGAGCGCGTCGTTCAGCGGTCCCATGTTCGACCCCGAGGACGCTGCGCCGTTGTAACCGACGGGCGCCGTGGCGGAGAGCCGGCTCCAGAAGTACTTGGGGTCGTCGAACGGCTGCCCGATGAGGGTCGAGCCGAGGACCTTGCCGTCCTTCACGATCAGGCTGCCGTTGGCCTGTGTCGGAAAGGCGATCTGGGAGATCGCGGTCACGGCCAACGGATAGGCGACGCCGGTCACGACCGTCAGGACTACGAACACCAAGAGCGCGGGACGGAGTTGGTTCATGATCGTCTCCTTGTGCCTTCAGGCGAGACCGAGCCCGGCCAGCACCATGTCGATCGCCTTGATGCCGATGAACGGCGCGACGATGCCGCCGAGACCGTAGATGAGGAGGTTGTCGCGCAGCAGCGTCGAGGCGCCTACCGCGCGGTAACGGACGCCGCGCAGCGCGAGCGGG
This genomic window from Candidatus Eisenbacteria bacterium contains:
- the kdpC gene encoding potassium-transporting ATPase subunit KdpC; translation: MMNQLRPALLVFVVLTVVTGVAYPLAVTAISQIAFPTQANGSLIVKDGKVLGSTLIGQPFDDPKYFWSRLSATAPVGYNGAASSGSNMGPLNDALVDAVRGRVDALKAADPDNKLPVPVDLVTASGSGLDPNVSPAAARYQVARVARARGLAEPEVQTLVVRYTHGRQLGMLGEPVVDVLALNLALDAKR